The DNA segment CAGATCTACCTTCTGGACAACCCGCTGCTGCGGGAGCCGCTTCGGCCGGAGCACGTGAAGCCGCGCCTGCTCGGACACTGGGGAACCACCCCGGGGCTCAACTTCATCTACGTCCACCTGAACCGGGTGATCCGGGCGAACGACCTGGACATGATCTACGTCGCGGGTCCCGGGCACGGCGGACCGGCCCTGGTGGCGAACTGCTGGCTGGAGGGGACGTACAGCGAGGTGTACCCCGACCTCCCCCGGAACGAAGAGGGGATGAGGAAGCTGTTCCGGCAGTTCTCCTTCCCCGGGGGAATCCCCAGCCACGTAGCCCCGGAGACGCCGGGCTCCATCCACGAGGGCGGCGAGCTGGGGTACGCCCTCTCCCACGCGTTCGGGGCGGTCTTCGACAATCCCGACCTGATCGCGGCGTGCGTGGTCGGCGACGGGGAGGCGGAGACCGGGCCGCTCGCCGCGTCGTGGCACTCGAACAAATTCCTGAATCCGGCGACCGACGGGGCGGTCCTGCCGATCCTGCACCTGAACGGCTACAAGATCTCGAATCCCGCGATCCTCGCGAGGATCCCCCCGGAGGAGCTCGCCGCCCTGTTCGCCGGCTACGGGTACGCGCCGCGCTTCGTGGAGGGAGACGAGCCCGGGTCGATGCACCGTTCGATGGCGGCGGCCCTGGACGCGGCGATCGCGGAGATCCGTTCCATCCAGCGGGTGGCGCGCGCCGCGGGAGGATCGGAGCGTCCGCGGTGGCCGATGATCGTCCTCCGGACGCCGAAGGGGTGGACGGGCCCGAAGGAGGTGGACGGGAAGAGGACGGAGGGAACGTGGAGGTCCCACCAGGTCCCTTTCGGGGAGATTGCGGGCAGGCCGGACCGGCTTCGGATGCTGGAGGAGTGGATGAAGGGGTACCGGCCGGAGGAACTCTTCGACGGAAGCGGCCGCCTGCGGCCGGAGCTGGCGGAGATGGCGCCGAAGGGAACCCGGCGGATGGGGGCCAACCCGCACGCCAACGGGGGCGTCCTGCTCCAGGATCTCGCGATGCCCGATTACCGCGACTACGCGGTCGAAGTCCCGGTGCCGGGGGGTGTCACGGCGGAGGCGACCCGAGTCATGGGACGGATGCTCCGGGACGTGATGAAGCGGAACGCCGAGGCGAGGAACTTCCGGGTGATGGGGCCGGACGAGACCGCGTCGAACCGCATCGACGCGCTGTTCGAGGCGACGGACCGGGCCTGGGTGGCCGGGACGCTCCCCGGCGACGACCACCTCTCCCCGGACGGGCGGGTGATGGAGATCTTGAGCGAGCACACGTGCCAGGGATGGCTGGAGGGATACCTGCTGACCGGCCGCCACGGCCTCTTCTCCTGCTACGAGGCGTTCATCCACATCGTGGACTCGATGTTCAACCAGCACGCCAAGTGGCTGAAGACGACGGGCACGGAGATCCCCTGGCGGCGCCCGATCGCCTCGCTCAACTACCTCCTGACCTCGCACGTCTGGCGGCAGGACCACAACGGCTTCTCCCACCAGGATCCCGGGTTCATCGACCACGTGGTGAACAAGAAGGGGAACGTGATCCGGGTGTACCTCCCCCCCGACGCGAACTGCCTGTTGTACGTGACCGACAAGGTCCTTCGGAGCCGGAACCGGATCAACGTCATCGTGGCGGGGAAGCAGCCCGCCCCGCAGTGGCTCGACATGGACGCCGCCATCCGGCACTGCTCCGCCGGGATCGGCATCTGGAGATGGGCCGGCAACGACGAGGGGGCGGAGCCGGACGTGGTGATGGCGTGCGCGGGGGACGTGCCGACGCTCGAGACGCTCGCGGCCGTCGACCTGGTCCGCAGGCTCCTGCCCGGCCTCCGCGTCCGGGTGGTGAACGTCGTGGACCTGATGACCCTCACCCCCCGGGAGGAGCATCCCCACGGCCTGCCGGACAAGGAGTTCGACGCCCTCTTCACCACGGACAAGCCGATCCTCTTCGCCTACCACGGCTACCCGTGGCTGATCCACCGGCTGACGTACCGGCGGACGAACCACAGGAACCTCCACGTCCGGGGATACAAGGAGGAGGGAACCACCACCACGCCGTTCGACATGGTGGTGCGCAACGACCTGGACCGGTTCCACCTGGTGAACGACGTGATCGACCGGGTGCCCGGGCTGGAGTCCCGCGCGGCCTACACCCGGCAGGCGCTCCGGGACAAGCTGGTCGAGCACCGGGAGTACATCACCCGGCACGGGGAAGACATGCCCGAGGTGCGGGACTGGACGTGGCCGTACGGAGGCGGAGACGCTACCCGGCGCCCGGGACGGAAAGGACCCCCGCGATGAGCGCCCCGGCCTCCTCCTGGATCCGCCTCAGGTGGTCGGGCCCGAGGAAGCTCTCCGCGTACAGCTTGTAGACGTCCTCGGTTCCCGAGGGGCGGGCGGCGAACCAGCCGTTCGCGGTCGAAACCTTCAAGCCCCCGATGGCGGCGCCGTTCCCGGGCGCGGCCGTGAGCATCGCCTCGATCGGCTCGCCGGCCAGCGCGGTCGCCTTCACCCGGTCGGGGGACATCCGCGACAGGATCGACTTCTGCTCCTTCGTCGCCGGCGCGTCGATCCGCTCGTACGCGGGCTCTCCGAACTCCCGGGCCAACTCCCGGTACAGCTCGCCCGGATCGCGGCCGGCGACCGCCATCATCTCGGCCGCCAGGAGCCCCAGGAGCAGGCCGTCCTTGTCCGTGCTCCACGGACCGCCGTCCGAGCGCAGGAACGAGGCGCCCGCGCTCTCCTCCCCGCCGAAGCCCAGCGACCCGTCCAGGAGCCCCGGGACGAACCATTTGAAACCCACGGGGACCTCGACCAGCCTCCGCCCGAGCCGGGACGCCACCCGGTCGATCATCCCGCTGGAGACGACCGTCTTCCCCACCCCCGCGTCCGCGCGCCAGCCGCTTCGCCGCCGGAAGAGGTAGTCGATCGCGACCGAAAGGTACTGGTTCGGGTTCAACAGCCCGGCCCCGCGCGTCACGATCCCGTGCCGGTCGGCGTCGGTGTCGTTGCCGAACGCCACGTCGAACCGGTCCTTCATCCCGATCAGCCCCGACATCGCGTGCGGGGACGAGCAGTCCATCCGGATCTTCCCGTCCCAGTCCAGCGTCATGAACCGGAACGTCGGGTCGACCGCCGCGTTCACCACGGAGAGGGAAAGGCCGTACCGCTCCGCGACCGCCCCCCAGTACCCCACCGAGGAACCGCCCAGCGGATCGACGCCGATCCGGATCCCCGCCCCGCGGATCGCCTCCATGTCGAGGACCGCGCCGAGGTCCGACACGTACGCCTCGACGTAGCCGTGCCGCGCGGTGGTCGGCGCCGCGAGCGCCCGCGCGTACGGATCCCGCCGGACATCGCGCAAACCGTCGGCCAGGATCCGGTTCGCCCGCTCCTCCACCCGGCGGGTGACGTCGGTGTCCGCCGGGCCGCCGTGGGGCGGGTTGTACTTGAACCCGCCGTCCTCGGGCGGGTTGTGGGACGGCGTGATCACGATGCCGTCGGCCCGGCCGGCGCTCCTGCCCCGGTTGTACGACAGGATCGCGTGCGAGACCGCGGGCGTGGGGGTGTACCCGCCGTCCCGGTCGATCATCACGGCCACGCCGTTGCCGGCGAGCACCTCGAGGGCGCTCCGGAAGGCCGGTTCGGACAGCGCGTGCGTGTCCATCCCGAGGAAGAGCGGCCCCGTGATCCCCTCCCCCTTCCGGTGCTCGCAGATCGCCTGGGTCACGGCGAGGATGTGCCCTTCGTTGAAGGAGAGGGAGAGGGACGACCCCCGGTGGCCGGAGGTGCCGAACGCCACCCGCTGCCCGGGGTCGGACGGGTCCGGCTCCCCCGTGTAGTAGGCGGAAACGAGGCGCGGGATGTCGGCGAGGCGGCTCGCGTCGGCCGGTTTCCCGGCGTTCGGGTTCGCGGGCACGCCTTCAGCCCCCGGACGCGGGCTCGACGTGTCCGCCGAACTTCCGCCGCATCGCCGAGAGCACCTTCTCGGCGAAGGTGTGGTCCCGGCGAGACCGGAACCGGGCGTAGAGGGCGCAGGTCAGCACGTCCGCGGGCACCGCCCGTTCGACCGCCGCCTCGACCGTCCACCGTCCCTCGCCCGAATCCCGGACGACGCCGGTGTAGCCGGAGAGGGACGGGTCCTCCCGGAGCGCTTCCGCCGCCAGGTCCAGGAGCCACGACCCCACCACGCTGCCGCGCCGCCACACCTCCGCGATCTCCGCGACCGGAAGATCGTACCGGTGGTCCGGGGGGAGCTCCGCGGAGCCGGCACTCCGGAGGATGTCGAACCCCTCCGCGTACGCCTGCATCAGCCCGTACTCGATCCCGTTGTGGACCATCTTGACGAAATGGCCCGCGCCGGCGGGGCCGCAGTGCAGATACCCCTCCTCGGCGGTCCCGTCTCCCGCGGCCCGGCCGGGAGTCGACGGCGCGGCGCCGCGCCCCGGCGAAAGCGCCTGGAAGACGGGGGAAAGCCGCTCCACCGCACCCGCGGGGCCGCCGACCATCAGGCAGTAGCCGCGGTCGGCACCCCGGATCCCGCCGCTGGTCCCCACGTCGCAGTAGAGGATCCCCCTCCCGGAAAGTTCCCGGGAGCGCCGGACGTCGTCCTTGTAGTGGGAGTTTCCCCCGTCGATCACGATGTCGCCCGGGGAAAGGAGCGCCGCCAGAGCCGTCACCGTCGACTCCGTGGCTTCGCCGGCCGGGACCATCACCCAGACCGCCCGGGGGGCGGGAAGCTTCGCCGTCAGGTCGGACAGCGAAGACGCGCCGACCGCGCCCTCTCCGGCGATCGACCGGACCGCATCCGGGTTCGCGTCGAACGCCACGCACTCGTGCCCCGCCCGCATCAGGCGGCGGACCATGTTGGCCCCCATCCGCCCCAGCCCAACCATGCCGAGCCGCATGCGTCTCCCCCTTTTCGCCCGGGATGACGACAGGGTACGACAGAACGGCCCGGAGCGCACCGGTCTTGTGGAACGCCGGGGCCGTTCGGAAGATTCCGATCCACCGATATCCGGCCGTGGTACCCTGTTTCCGTCACCCCCGCCCGGCCCGACCTTTCGTATCCTCTACCCCCCTTTCCTGTGCAATAATATAGGTTTCGACCGGAACAACCGCATTGCGAGGAAGAACGACATGATGGAAAGGGATTCTCATTTCCGCATAAACGCCGCCGGCGTCCCGAGGCCGACGGGGCTGTACGACACGAAGAACGACCACGACAGCTGCGGCGTCGGGTTCGTCGCCCGGATCGACGGGGTTTCCCAACACCTGGTGGTGGAACAGGGAATCCGGATCCTGGTCAACCTGGAGCACCGCGGGGCGCTGGGCGGCGACAAGTCCACCGGCGACGGCGCCGGCATCCTCGTGGAGATCCCCGACACCTTCCTCCGGCAGGTCTGCCCCGGCGAGGGGCTATACCTCCCTCCACGGGGCGAGTACGCGGCCGGGATGCTCTTCTTCCCGGTGGACGATGCGCTCGCCGCCCGCTGCACCGAAACGGTGGAGCGGATCGCGGCCGCGGAAGGGTGCCCGGTCCTCGGTTGGCGGGAAGTGCCGGTCGACCCGGCGGTCCTGGGCGAACTTTCCCTCTCCACGCGCCCGCGGGTCCGGCAGCTCTTCCTGTCCCGGGCGAAGCACGAGGGGGAGGCGTTCGAGCGGAAGCTGTACGTCGTCCGCCGCCTGGTGGAGAAGGAGGTCGCCTCCTGGAGCGGCGTGGACGCCAGCCAGTTCTACGTCTCGAGCCTCTCCAGCCGGACGATGGTGTACAAGGGGCTGCTCACCGGTTCCCAGCTCCCCCAGTTCTACCCGGACCTGAAGAACGATCTCTTCATGAGCCCGTACGCGGTGATGCACCAGCGGTACAGCACGAACACGCTCCCCACGTGGCACCTGGCCCACCCGTTCCGGATCGCCGCCCACAACGGGGAGATCAACACCCTGCGGGGGAACATCAACCGGATGCGGGCGCGGGAGGCGAACCTCTCCTCGCCGCTGTTCGGCACCGACATCCGCAAGATCACCCCGGTGATCAACGAGTCCGGGAGCGACTCCGCCATCTTCGACAACGCCCTCGAGCTGCTCGTGATGGCCGGCCGGTCGCTGCCGCACGCCGTGATGATGATGATCCCCGAGGCGTGGGGCCCGAAGTTCCAGATGAGCGAGGACAAGCGTTCCTTCTACGAATACCACTCCGCGATCATGGAGCCGTGGGACGGACCCGCCGCGATGGTGTTCTGCGACGGCCGGTACCTCGGCGCCACGCTCGACCGGAACGGGCTGCGCCCCGCCCGGTACACGATGACCCGGGACGGGATGATCGTCCTGGCGTCCGAGACCGGCGTGATCGACTTTCCGCCGGACCGGATCATCCGTCGAGGGCGGCTCCAGCCGGGCCGGATGCTCCTGCTGGACCTCCGGCAGAAGCGGATCGTCCCCGACAACGAGATCAAGGCGACCGTATCGCGGCAGAAGCCGTACCGGAAGTGGGTCAAGGAGAACCGGATCGAGCTGCGGGGGCTGTTCGTCCCGTCCGAGGGGCCGCCGGAGGATCCGGAGGAGCTCCTCCGGAAGCAGCACGCCTTCGGCTACACGGAGGAAGAGGTCCGGATGATCGTCGCTCCGATGGCGTCCCAGGGCCAGGAGCCGGTCGGCTCGATGGGGGACGACGCGGCGCTGGCGGTCCTTTCGAACCGCCCGCAGGTGCTCTTCTCCTACTTCAAGCAGCTCTTCGCCCAGGTGACCAACCCGCCGATCGACCCGCTCCGCGAGGAGCTGGTGATGTCGCTCAACAGCTACATCGGCCGGGAGCGGAACCTCCTGGA comes from the Deltaproteobacteria bacterium genome and includes:
- a CDS encoding phosphoketolase family protein, with protein sequence MRPTAARPGHGGGSVTDEELGRMDAYWRAANYLSVGQIYLLDNPLLREPLRPEHVKPRLLGHWGTTPGLNFIYVHLNRVIRANDLDMIYVAGPGHGGPALVANCWLEGTYSEVYPDLPRNEEGMRKLFRQFSFPGGIPSHVAPETPGSIHEGGELGYALSHAFGAVFDNPDLIAACVVGDGEAETGPLAASWHSNKFLNPATDGAVLPILHLNGYKISNPAILARIPPEELAALFAGYGYAPRFVEGDEPGSMHRSMAAALDAAIAEIRSIQRVARAAGGSERPRWPMIVLRTPKGWTGPKEVDGKRTEGTWRSHQVPFGEIAGRPDRLRMLEEWMKGYRPEELFDGSGRLRPELAEMAPKGTRRMGANPHANGGVLLQDLAMPDYRDYAVEVPVPGGVTAEATRVMGRMLRDVMKRNAEARNFRVMGPDETASNRIDALFEATDRAWVAGTLPGDDHLSPDGRVMEILSEHTCQGWLEGYLLTGRHGLFSCYEAFIHIVDSMFNQHAKWLKTTGTEIPWRRPIASLNYLLTSHVWRQDHNGFSHQDPGFIDHVVNKKGNVIRVYLPPDANCLLYVTDKVLRSRNRINVIVAGKQPAPQWLDMDAAIRHCSAGIGIWRWAGNDEGAEPDVVMACAGDVPTLETLAAVDLVRRLLPGLRVRVVNVVDLMTLTPREEHPHGLPDKEFDALFTTDKPILFAYHGYPWLIHRLTYRRTNHRNLHVRGYKEEGTTTTPFDMVVRNDLDRFHLVNDVIDRVPGLESRAAYTRQALRDKLVEHREYITRHGEDMPEVRDWTWPYGGGDATRRPGRKGPPR
- the gnd gene encoding decarboxylating 6-phosphogluconate dehydrogenase; the encoded protein is MRLGMVGLGRMGANMVRRLMRAGHECVAFDANPDAVRSIAGEGAVGASSLSDLTAKLPAPRAVWVMVPAGEATESTVTALAALLSPGDIVIDGGNSHYKDDVRRSRELSGRGILYCDVGTSGGIRGADRGYCLMVGGPAGAVERLSPVFQALSPGRGAAPSTPGRAAGDGTAEEGYLHCGPAGAGHFVKMVHNGIEYGLMQAYAEGFDILRSAGSAELPPDHRYDLPVAEIAEVWRRGSVVGSWLLDLAAEALREDPSLSGYTGVVRDSGEGRWTVEAAVERAVPADVLTCALYARFRSRRDHTFAEKVLSAMRRKFGGHVEPASGG
- a CDS encoding alpha-D-glucose phosphate-specific phosphoglucomutase, which translates into the protein MPANPNAGKPADASRLADIPRLVSAYYTGEPDPSDPGQRVAFGTSGHRGSSLSLSFNEGHILAVTQAICEHRKGEGITGPLFLGMDTHALSEPAFRSALEVLAGNGVAVMIDRDGGYTPTPAVSHAILSYNRGRSAGRADGIVITPSHNPPEDGGFKYNPPHGGPADTDVTRRVEERANRILADGLRDVRRDPYARALAAPTTARHGYVEAYVSDLGAVLDMEAIRGAGIRIGVDPLGGSSVGYWGAVAERYGLSLSVVNAAVDPTFRFMTLDWDGKIRMDCSSPHAMSGLIGMKDRFDVAFGNDTDADRHGIVTRGAGLLNPNQYLSVAIDYLFRRRSGWRADAGVGKTVVSSGMIDRVASRLGRRLVEVPVGFKWFVPGLLDGSLGFGGEESAGASFLRSDGGPWSTDKDGLLLGLLAAEMMAVAGRDPGELYRELAREFGEPAYERIDAPATKEQKSILSRMSPDRVKATALAGEPIEAMLTAAPGNGAAIGGLKVSTANGWFAARPSGTEDVYKLYAESFLGPDHLRRIQEEAGALIAGVLSVPGAG